In Aquiflexum balticum DSM 16537, a single genomic region encodes these proteins:
- the ahcY gene encoding adenosylhomocysteinase has product MSEIKSKVYTPFKVKDISLAEWGRKEIKLAEAEMPGLMAIREEYGPSQPLKGARIAGCLHMTIQTAVLIETLTALGAEVTWSSCNIFSTQDHAAAAIAAAGISVYAWKGMTAEEFDWCIEQTLFFGEEKKPLNMILDDGGDLTNMVFDNYPELVSGIKGLSEETTTGVHRLYERMKKGTLPMPAINVNDSVTKSKFDNKYGCKESLVDAIRRATDIMMAGKVAVVAGYGDVGKGSAASLRGAGARVIVTEIDPICALQAAMDGFAVKKMVDAVKEADIVVTATGNKDIITKEHFLAMKDKTIVCNIGHFDNEIDMAWLNKTYGQTKDVIKPQVDLYNLDGKELIILAEGRLVNLGCATGHPSFVMSNSFSNQTLAQLELWLNTDQYEPGVYVLPKHLDEKVAALHLAKLGVELDILTTDQAEYIGVTPEGPYKPEYYRY; this is encoded by the coding sequence ATGTCTGAAATCAAATCAAAAGTATACACACCTTTCAAAGTGAAGGACATTTCATTGGCTGAGTGGGGGAGAAAAGAAATCAAGTTGGCCGAAGCGGAGATGCCCGGACTTATGGCCATAAGAGAGGAATATGGGCCTTCCCAGCCTTTGAAGGGCGCAAGAATTGCCGGATGTCTTCATATGACCATTCAGACGGCGGTATTGATAGAGACGTTGACCGCTTTGGGAGCTGAGGTGACCTGGTCTTCTTGCAATATATTTTCGACCCAGGACCATGCCGCTGCCGCAATTGCAGCTGCAGGAATTTCGGTCTATGCCTGGAAAGGAATGACTGCCGAAGAGTTTGACTGGTGTATCGAACAGACCCTTTTCTTTGGTGAGGAAAAGAAGCCATTGAATATGATTCTGGATGATGGCGGAGACCTGACCAATATGGTATTCGATAACTATCCTGAACTGGTTTCTGGTATCAAAGGACTCTCCGAGGAGACGACCACAGGTGTCCACAGGCTGTATGAGCGGATGAAAAAAGGCACCCTTCCCATGCCGGCCATCAATGTGAACGATTCGGTCACAAAATCAAAATTTGACAACAAATACGGATGTAAGGAATCACTGGTAGATGCTATCAGAAGGGCAACCGATATCATGATGGCGGGGAAAGTGGCCGTTGTGGCAGGTTATGGAGATGTGGGCAAAGGCTCCGCAGCTTCTCTGAGAGGTGCCGGAGCAAGGGTGATTGTCACCGAGATCGATCCGATCTGTGCCCTGCAGGCTGCCATGGACGGATTTGCTGTGAAGAAAATGGTAGATGCGGTAAAAGAGGCTGATATTGTCGTGACGGCAACTGGTAATAAAGACATCATCACAAAAGAGCATTTTCTTGCGATGAAAGATAAAACCATAGTGTGTAACATCGGCCATTTTGACAATGAAATAGATATGGCCTGGTTGAACAAAACCTATGGACAGACCAAAGATGTGATCAAACCACAGGTAGATCTGTATAACCTCGACGGCAAGGAGTTGATCATTTTGGCGGAAGGCAGATTGGTGAATCTGGGCTGCGCAACGGGACACCCGTCTTTTGTGATGTCAAATTCCTTTTCCAATCAGACGCTGGCACAGCTTGAACTTTGGTTGAATACAGACCAATATGAGCCCGGTGTTTATGTACTTCCTAAGCATTTGGACGAAAAAGTAGCTGCTTTGCATCTGGCCAAGTTAGGTGTTGAGTTGGATATCCTTACAACGGATCAGGCTGAATATATCGGGGTGACTCCTGAAGGTCCCTACAAGCCTGAATATTATAGATATTAA
- a CDS encoding carotene biosynthesis protein produces MKATVFGILFVLTLLVLGYMVPREDFVMQLIGYVIAFGSYLLLVFEFEYRVIGLWSGIVGAVILRMVFIVALPELSDDFYRYFYDGQLLRNGINPYLYLPHVAFVETGIVSNAYWEMLLTQMNSPAYFSVYPPLHQVIFWISAMSGENLLYNIVTIRFIIIAFDILNIFLIWKITQEWKVSNQVLWLYAFNPLVIIEISGNLHLEGIVLTGLLLSIYAFSKKKQFSSSLGWSLAVGLKLTPLIIGPLWLKAWKGKKLISFLVVSGLVILILLIPLTIGNGAVGFLESLRLYQRNFEFNASIYYFLREIISFFLGYNPIAYLGPALNLVAFFGILGFVYFWKVDKAEDLAEGIVLLYLIFLLLQPVVHPWYLIPAFGISVLTKNRVFLIWSFLVFLSYAAYRYPEVKESWLLLGVEYGVLFGYLGYKISRAYQ; encoded by the coding sequence TTGAAAGCAACTGTTTTTGGAATTTTATTTGTCCTGACTTTATTGGTTTTGGGGTATATGGTACCCCGAGAGGATTTTGTAATGCAATTGATCGGTTATGTCATTGCCTTTGGTTCATATCTCTTGTTGGTATTTGAGTTTGAATATAGAGTCATTGGACTTTGGTCAGGGATTGTAGGTGCTGTTATATTGCGTATGGTGTTTATAGTAGCTTTGCCTGAACTCTCCGATGACTTCTACAGATATTTTTATGATGGGCAGTTGTTAAGAAATGGCATAAATCCTTATTTGTATTTACCACATGTTGCATTTGTGGAGACAGGTATAGTTTCCAATGCTTATTGGGAAATGCTGCTGACACAAATGAATTCACCGGCTTACTTTTCGGTTTACCCTCCTTTGCACCAGGTAATCTTTTGGATTTCGGCGATGTCCGGGGAAAATTTGCTTTATAATATAGTCACCATCAGATTTATCATAATTGCATTTGATATTTTGAATATTTTTCTGATTTGGAAAATCACACAGGAATGGAAAGTATCCAATCAGGTATTATGGCTGTATGCCTTTAATCCTTTGGTGATCATAGAGATTTCAGGAAACCTACATTTGGAGGGAATAGTACTGACAGGCTTGCTATTATCAATTTATGCATTTAGCAAAAAAAAGCAATTCTCATCTTCCTTGGGATGGTCTTTGGCAGTAGGTTTAAAACTTACCCCTTTGATCATTGGTCCTTTGTGGTTGAAAGCATGGAAGGGGAAAAAACTGATTTCTTTTTTGGTAGTATCCGGACTTGTTATCTTGATTTTACTGATACCATTGACTATTGGAAATGGAGCTGTTGGTTTTTTGGAAAGTTTACGCTTGTACCAGAGAAATTTTGAATTCAATGCTTCCATTTATTATTTTTTGAGAGAAATAATATCTTTCTTTCTGGGCTATAATCCTATTGCATATTTGGGGCCTGCTTTAAATTTGGTTGCTTTTTTTGGGATTTTGGGTTTTGTTTACTTTTGGAAAGTTGACAAAGCCGAAGATTTGGCCGAAGGAATTGTTTTGTTATACCTGATTTTTTTATTGCTGCAGCCTGTAGTCCATCCATGGTACCTGATTCCGGCTTTTGGAATAAGTGTTCTTACAAAAAACAGGGTATTTTTAATTTGGTCGTTTTTGGTATTTCTTTCGTATGCCGCTTACAGGTATCCTGAAGTTAAAGAGTCTTGGCTATTGCTAGGTGTTGAATATGGAGTGTTATTTGGGTATTTGGGTTATAAGATTTCTCGTGCCTACCAGTGA
- a CDS encoding undecaprenyl-phosphate glucose phosphotransferase: MTNLHKTNVPILIFWDVLNLSLAFFISLYFYRINDLLFQQMEVVFLLSLISLWLVIGYSNKLYGEWAGSSFYKSRMTKYFKTYFILAGIIGILYLIFSFPKDVRNLLMAILVGIPSLGVITNSLVIRFYTPIRDRRVKMSTTLIAGSGELAKKVAASLESNSYAKLAVQGFIDCSNDSSKIKKERVVTNLDSLKEYLKDNFADEIIIALPYSELDKIKSIVAVADFHGTRIRFVPDYNGIFGENVKSYQFGDLQVVNVRQLPLDNWFPNFIKNIFDVVFASLALIVLSPFFFVIGALIKLDSPGPVFYTPVRIGKGGKPFKVYKFRTMSDCDNISGGRQSTVKNDPRITKIGKFLRKYSIDEMPQFINVLTGEMSVVGPRPHRLFLNQVMQESEDKYMVRHYYKPGITGWAQVNGWRGPLETENQKKQRTSHDLWYLKHWTFWLDIKIVWLTVFGKKTHKEAF; this comes from the coding sequence ATGACAAATCTTCACAAAACAAATGTCCCAATTTTAATTTTCTGGGATGTGTTGAATTTATCGCTTGCGTTTTTTATATCCTTATATTTCTACAGGATAAATGACCTCTTATTCCAACAGATGGAAGTGGTGTTTCTTTTAAGTCTTATTTCCCTTTGGTTGGTGATAGGATATTCAAACAAACTTTATGGAGAATGGGCTGGCAGTAGTTTCTATAAGTCCAGGATGACCAAATACTTCAAGACTTATTTTATTCTTGCTGGAATAATAGGAATTCTTTATCTGATTTTTTCTTTTCCCAAGGATGTCAGAAATCTTTTAATGGCCATTTTGGTGGGTATCCCCTCACTTGGAGTTATTACCAATTCACTTGTGATCAGGTTTTACACCCCAATAAGAGACCGTAGAGTGAAAATGAGTACAACCTTAATAGCAGGTTCAGGTGAATTGGCCAAAAAAGTAGCAGCATCTTTGGAGTCAAATTCTTATGCCAAATTAGCGGTACAAGGTTTCATTGATTGCAGCAACGATTCATCTAAAATTAAAAAAGAAAGGGTGGTGACTAACCTTGATTCTTTGAAAGAATATTTGAAAGATAACTTTGCCGATGAAATCATCATTGCCCTCCCATACAGTGAATTGGACAAAATAAAATCCATTGTCGCCGTAGCAGATTTTCACGGGACAAGGATTCGTTTTGTACCGGATTACAATGGCATATTCGGGGAAAATGTGAAAAGCTATCAATTTGGCGACCTTCAAGTGGTCAATGTACGCCAATTGCCTTTGGATAACTGGTTCCCGAATTTTATCAAAAACATTTTTGATGTAGTCTTCGCATCTTTGGCTTTAATCGTATTGTCACCTTTTTTCTTCGTAATTGGAGCCTTGATCAAATTGGATTCACCAGGACCTGTTTTCTATACCCCTGTACGGATTGGAAAAGGCGGAAAACCGTTTAAAGTTTATAAATTCCGGACGATGAGCGATTGTGACAATATCTCAGGAGGAAGACAATCTACCGTTAAAAATGACCCCCGAATTACTAAAATAGGGAAATTCTTAAGGAAATACAGTATTGATGAAATGCCACAGTTTATAAATGTACTGACAGGAGAAATGAGTGTGGTAGGCCCTAGACCACACCGATTATTCCTAAATCAGGTTATGCAGGAAAGTGAAGATAAATACATGGTCAGACATTACTACAAGCCGGGAATCACCGGATGGGCTCAGGTGAATGGCTGGAGAGGTCCACTTGAAACCGAAAACCAGAAAAAGCAAAGGACTTCGCATGACCTTTGGTACCTCAAGCATTGGACTTTTTGGTTGGACATCAAGATTGTTTGGTTGACAGTTTTTGGCAAAAAAACCCATAAGGAAGCTTTTTAA
- a CDS encoding IS110 family RNA-guided transposase, with the protein MKKIHQNTAGIDIGSRSIYVDIEGKEVASFETFTSDFRKAAVYLIEAGVTSVAMEATGSYWVILYDILTEAGLDVWLVDGRQTKQVPGRKTDVKDCQWINQLHAHGLLNRCFVAEGLMKELRSYQRLREDHIRSMSMHINHMQKALIEMNIRLPEVLSQVHGASGTVMIEAILQGERDPQKLLSLCHHSLIKKKGEKIVKALEGFYTEAGLFALKQAYEAYRFYKAQISDCDKKIQDTFNKQNMDLYEFPKGMKRKQIRHNKPDVSDLGKYLLKIFGGKDATKLSGFTDYTWFQVLTETGPDLSRWKTEKHFTSWLGLSPGQHQSGRKKKNKSKGRPKAGQIFRVIAQGLLNSKKIALGAFGRRLCGRKGPRVAIKAMARKLAEQYWRLMVKGSDFVEFGIKYYEEIMRKQKMKLIQRLAVELNMDIVPQEIEEKILNLHEE; encoded by the coding sequence ATGAAAAAGATCCATCAAAACACAGCTGGTATCGATATAGGCTCCAGGAGCATCTATGTCGACATCGAAGGAAAAGAAGTCGCGAGTTTTGAAACCTTTACTTCAGACTTCAGGAAAGCCGCAGTTTATCTAATAGAAGCAGGTGTCACTTCTGTTGCCATGGAAGCGACCGGCAGCTATTGGGTTATTCTCTATGATATCCTTACAGAGGCAGGACTTGATGTCTGGCTTGTTGACGGACGCCAGACCAAACAGGTCCCAGGCAGGAAAACCGATGTGAAAGACTGTCAGTGGATCAACCAACTCCACGCCCATGGACTGTTGAACAGGTGCTTTGTAGCTGAAGGTCTGATGAAAGAGCTCCGCTCTTACCAAAGGCTCAGAGAGGACCATATCCGGAGTATGTCCATGCATATAAACCATATGCAGAAAGCACTTATTGAAATGAATATCAGGCTTCCCGAGGTTCTCAGCCAGGTGCACGGTGCCAGCGGAACGGTGATGATAGAAGCCATCCTCCAAGGAGAAAGGGACCCCCAGAAACTACTTTCCCTGTGCCATCACAGTCTGATAAAGAAAAAGGGTGAGAAAATAGTAAAAGCTCTTGAAGGGTTTTATACCGAAGCAGGACTGTTTGCACTTAAACAGGCCTATGAGGCATACAGGTTTTACAAAGCCCAGATATCAGACTGTGATAAGAAGATCCAGGATACATTCAATAAGCAAAACATGGACCTGTACGAGTTCCCAAAAGGTATGAAGCGAAAACAGATCAGGCATAATAAACCCGATGTTTCGGATTTGGGAAAATACCTTCTGAAAATATTCGGTGGCAAGGATGCCACCAAGCTGTCCGGGTTCACCGATTATACATGGTTTCAAGTGTTGACCGAAACGGGTCCGGATCTTTCCAGATGGAAGACCGAAAAACACTTTACCAGCTGGTTGGGGCTATCCCCTGGCCAGCACCAATCGGGTAGAAAGAAAAAGAACAAGTCCAAAGGCAGACCGAAAGCCGGCCAGATATTCAGGGTAATTGCCCAAGGGCTATTGAACAGCAAGAAAATTGCACTCGGGGCATTCGGCAGAAGACTATGTGGAAGAAAAGGTCCGAGGGTAGCCATCAAGGCCATGGCAAGAAAACTTGCAGAGCAATATTGGAGGTTAATGGTAAAAGGATCTGATTTTGTAGAGTTCGGTATAAAATATTACGAGGAAATCATGCGAAAACAGAAAATGAAATTGATACAAAGGCTAGCAGTGGAACTGAACATGGATATTGTCCCACAAGAAATTGAAGAGAAAATCCTTAATTTACATGAAGAATGA
- a CDS encoding GNAT family N-acetyltransferase has product MDLKCFVIKGIEAENLFKNPLFIQAWDVLFDSCPWATVFQSKAFVLNWYQCFESFSKIIVTDWDGQRMTGLLTLTQKNKVLTAAGLDLAEYQAWLSSQNFSDKFLKKALFAINEAFPNQTLYLKYLTAKVPLNLFVNKGFFTARTFLRQYVHPLMETNVEVLESELKKKNKKEKINRLKRLGDLEFFEVKGNDHFRALIDEMSLQSDFRKGAFYNKTYFHDEPERKTFLLKLFKLGLLHVSGLSVDGKLIASNAGIMGPDVVHLQGINSHSPFYSKYSPGILQFLMLGIALKNSGFRYFDLTPGGADGYKSALATETSLAYEFWFTSPWKTKKKRWLELVKNWIKPRLQDKSFLGEDLSNLNVAGMRLKLKLKFALKRLKSPRKEEYVHFLEGESIIVPLQDKLKNTTSLESLSEAYILRENHIPDLFLFDENASLFPRMDVFADCMIRLEYGQTMFTLTKGKDLRAICWFIPLTAKASKTETKEITRPPIFVASYYKDLSSDELLWLFMKLENDFLDDSVENLNLEIGKNQKTLLDWFKS; this is encoded by the coding sequence ATGGATTTGAAATGTTTTGTCATTAAAGGCATAGAAGCAGAAAACTTATTTAAAAACCCATTATTCATTCAGGCATGGGATGTATTGTTTGATTCTTGTCCTTGGGCCACAGTTTTCCAGAGCAAAGCATTTGTGCTGAACTGGTATCAATGCTTTGAATCCTTTTCAAAAATAATAGTTACCGATTGGGATGGTCAAAGGATGACCGGGCTTTTGACACTAACCCAAAAAAATAAGGTACTGACTGCTGCAGGTCTAGATTTGGCAGAATATCAAGCTTGGCTAAGTTCGCAGAATTTTTCAGATAAATTTCTAAAAAAAGCCCTTTTTGCCATCAACGAGGCTTTTCCGAATCAAACCCTATACCTCAAATACCTGACAGCCAAAGTTCCTCTGAACCTTTTTGTAAATAAAGGTTTTTTTACCGCTAGAACATTTCTTCGGCAGTATGTGCATCCATTGATGGAAACAAATGTGGAGGTATTGGAATCCGAACTGAAAAAGAAAAACAAAAAGGAAAAAATCAACCGACTGAAGAGATTGGGTGATCTTGAGTTTTTCGAAGTCAAGGGAAATGATCATTTCCGTGCCTTGATCGATGAAATGTCATTACAGAGTGATTTTAGGAAAGGCGCTTTTTACAACAAAACCTATTTTCACGACGAACCTGAAAGGAAAACCTTTTTGTTGAAACTCTTTAAATTAGGTCTTCTGCATGTCAGTGGCTTGTCTGTTGATGGTAAACTGATTGCTTCCAATGCAGGAATAATGGGGCCTGATGTGGTTCATCTACAGGGTATCAACAGTCATTCTCCCTTTTACTCCAAGTATTCTCCCGGGATTCTTCAATTTTTGATGTTAGGGATAGCATTAAAAAATTCAGGGTTTAGGTATTTTGATTTGACCCCAGGTGGTGCAGATGGCTATAAAAGTGCTTTGGCCACAGAAACAAGTTTGGCCTATGAGTTTTGGTTTACGTCCCCTTGGAAAACCAAAAAGAAGAGGTGGCTGGAACTGGTCAAAAATTGGATAAAGCCTAGGTTGCAAGATAAAAGTTTCTTGGGAGAGGACCTTTCTAATTTGAATGTGGCAGGAATGAGGCTGAAGTTAAAGCTGAAATTTGCCTTGAAAAGGCTAAAATCCCCGAGAAAGGAGGAATATGTTCATTTTTTAGAGGGAGAGAGCATTATAGTACCTCTGCAAGATAAATTGAAAAATACCACTTCTTTAGAAAGTCTATCTGAAGCTTATATTCTTAGGGAAAACCATATTCCGGATTTGTTTTTGTTTGACGAAAACGCATCGCTTTTCCCAAGAATGGATGTTTTCGCAGATTGTATGATCCGTTTAGAGTACGGACAGACCATGTTTACCCTGACCAAGGGTAAGGATTTAAGGGCTATTTGTTGGTTTATCCCTTTGACTGCCAAAGCTTCCAAGACTGAAACCAAAGAAATTACCCGTCCACCAATTTTTGTTGCTTCCTATTACAAGGATTTAAGTTCAGACGAATTGCTTTGGCTATTCATGAAGTTGGAAAATGATTTTTTGGATGATTCAGTGGAGAACCTGAATTTGGAGATAGGGAAAAATCAAAAGACCTTACTAGATTGGTTCAAGTCTTAG
- a CDS encoding arginine deiminase, with translation MNLRLNSEFGTLKAVLMHRPGKEIDRLTPYNKELLLFEDVPYLEAMQKEHDVFTDLIKQTTGAQVYRLHELLIQVLSNSEVLEKLMHDALSKSGLTHFKEYIFDRLSTAECATALTAGVKVHELKRKIPNLPAGELMDYAFVIPPSPNLYFQRDPMAITPGGIIFSSMKMEGRQREANLLRSIFENHPDFKDHVHQIYPVNGHESPPSVEGGDVIVLSKKAVAIGNSERTDEKAIYHIAKSLLAEGTVERVYEVHLPKKRQYMHLDTVFTILDENLVLTYPDALNSVLQTSLYTLKEIKDDKVHIKRQVLNESLLTVLEKEILHLEILSTADGKPDYSMREQWFDGANVFAIGPRRVISYNRNIHTNRALRNMGVEVLEIPSSELSRGLGGPRCMTMPLSRAKI, from the coding sequence ATGAACCTACGACTTAACTCTGAATTTGGAACATTGAAGGCTGTGCTGATGCATAGACCCGGGAAGGAAATAGATAGATTGACTCCTTATAATAAAGAGTTACTCCTTTTTGAAGATGTGCCGTATTTAGAAGCCATGCAAAAAGAACATGATGTCTTTACCGATCTGATTAAGCAGACTACTGGCGCGCAGGTTTATAGATTACATGAATTATTGATACAGGTCCTTTCAAACAGTGAGGTTCTTGAGAAATTGATGCATGACGCACTTTCCAAATCCGGATTAACGCATTTCAAGGAGTATATTTTTGACCGACTTTCCACAGCAGAATGCGCAACAGCACTTACGGCCGGAGTTAAGGTCCATGAACTGAAAAGAAAAATCCCCAACCTGCCGGCAGGAGAATTGATGGATTATGCGTTCGTGATTCCACCAAGCCCGAATCTTTATTTCCAAAGAGACCCTATGGCCATCACACCGGGAGGAATTATTTTCTCCAGCATGAAAATGGAAGGAAGGCAAAGGGAAGCGAATCTTTTACGGTCGATCTTTGAAAATCACCCTGATTTTAAAGACCACGTCCATCAGATTTATCCGGTAAATGGACATGAATCACCTCCCAGTGTAGAAGGAGGAGATGTAATCGTGCTCTCCAAAAAAGCAGTGGCCATTGGAAATTCTGAACGTACCGATGAAAAAGCCATCTACCATATAGCTAAATCCTTACTTGCTGAAGGGACAGTGGAACGTGTTTATGAGGTTCATCTTCCTAAAAAAAGACAATACATGCATTTGGATACTGTGTTTACCATATTGGATGAAAACCTGGTACTTACCTACCCTGACGCCCTTAATTCCGTACTGCAAACTTCTCTTTATACCCTAAAAGAAATCAAAGACGATAAAGTACATATAAAAAGACAAGTGCTAAATGAATCCTTGCTGACTGTCTTGGAAAAAGAAATCTTACACCTTGAAATTCTTTCGACCGCAGATGGGAAACCTGATTATTCCATGCGGGAGCAATGGTTTGATGGTGCCAATGTCTTTGCGATAGGACCAAGAAGGGTGATTTCATACAACCGAAATATACATACCAATCGGGCTTTAAGGAATATGGGGGTAGAAGTATTGGAAATCCCATCCTCAGAATTGTCCAGGGGCTTGGGCGGACCTAGGTGTATGACCATGCCGCTGAGTAGGGCAAAGATTTGA
- a CDS encoding ATP-grasp domain-containing protein — MSGQLVKLIRKDSRDFDILRKIILSVFALTFKQSGLPVIKNAKMKESDQTHSVLIPDGERSIIISILNCASHFKNIRLYVMSTMNDLPFRYSRYIYRFIYFPETKSDSEWIANINKVTMEHAIDVIMPLWETAIKVILKNKDLLRNPEKLVPLPSYQNFMIASSKDLLADHLDRFGIPGPKTTPLTLNLLEDKNRFELNFPVLAKPLKSGSGRGIVKFKDFETLASYFELHGLNEAYILQEFLKGADYGCNLLCHEGEILAYTIQKGNLWDPEKPYSAQIGLDFIYNDKLYQTVKKLMKSLNWSGIADLDLLHDEENDVFNIVEINPRFWATLTAALMAGINYPYLLILMTIKKNIEPQTYKQIPYVSLKGLKQLFVKNKAYIFKTSFIWQSTPLKYRLGDPVPIAYRFIRNTKNTISKKVKCFF; from the coding sequence ATGTCTGGTCAATTAGTTAAACTAATCCGAAAGGATTCTCGAGATTTTGACATATTGAGAAAGATTATTTTAAGTGTGTTTGCACTTACTTTTAAACAAAGTGGATTGCCTGTTATTAAAAATGCCAAAATGAAAGAATCAGATCAAACCCATTCTGTTTTGATTCCTGATGGGGAAAGATCAATCATAATAAGCATCCTAAATTGTGCTTCCCATTTTAAAAATATCAGGCTTTATGTGATGTCAACGATGAATGACCTTCCTTTTCGCTATTCTAGATACATATATCGTTTTATCTATTTCCCAGAAACTAAAAGTGATTCAGAGTGGATAGCGAATATTAACAAGGTTACAATGGAACATGCAATAGATGTAATAATGCCCCTTTGGGAAACGGCTATCAAAGTAATACTCAAAAATAAGGACCTGTTACGAAACCCTGAAAAGTTGGTTCCCTTACCTTCATATCAGAATTTTATGATTGCAAGTAGTAAGGATTTGTTGGCGGATCATTTAGACCGTTTTGGTATTCCCGGTCCAAAGACTACTCCTTTGACTTTAAATCTTTTGGAAGATAAGAACAGGTTTGAACTTAATTTCCCAGTACTGGCCAAACCGCTTAAATCTGGAAGTGGTAGAGGAATTGTCAAATTTAAAGATTTTGAAACATTAGCCTCGTATTTTGAGCTTCATGGACTGAATGAGGCCTATATTTTACAAGAGTTCCTAAAGGGAGCGGATTATGGATGCAACTTGCTTTGTCATGAAGGTGAAATTTTAGCTTATACTATTCAAAAAGGAAATTTGTGGGATCCTGAGAAACCCTATTCTGCCCAAATTGGTTTGGATTTTATTTACAATGATAAATTGTATCAGACTGTAAAAAAACTCATGAAATCACTCAATTGGAGTGGTATTGCGGATTTGGATTTACTACATGATGAGGAAAATGATGTTTTTAATATTGTAGAGATTAATCCTCGATTTTGGGCTACTTTGACTGCAGCACTTATGGCAGGAATTAATTATCCTTATCTGCTGATTCTCATGACAATTAAGAAAAATATTGAACCTCAGACTTATAAGCAAATCCCTTATGTCAGTTTAAAAGGTCTAAAACAATTATTTGTAAAAAACAAAGCTTATATATTTAAAACCAGTTTTATTTGGCAAAGTACACCATTAAAATATAGATTAGGTGATCCTGTGCCAATTGCATATAGGTTTATTAGGAATACGAAGAATACAATTTCAAAAAAGGTGAAGTGCTTTTTTTAA
- the metK gene encoding methionine adenosyltransferase: MPYLFTSESVSEGHPDKVADQISDALIDNFLAFDPRSKVACETLVTTGQVVLAGEVKSETYLDVQKIARDVINRIGYTKGEYMFDGNSCGVLSAIHEQSPDINQGVDRSNPEEQGAGDQGMMFGYATKETDNYMPLALELSHRILKELAMLRREKKDIPYLRPDAKSQVTIEYSDDNVPQRIDTIVISTQHDDFDDEPKMLAKIKEDLIQILIPRVISKLKPNIQALFTDEITYHINPTGKFVIGGPHGDTGLTGRKIIVDTYGGKGAHGGGAFSGKDPSKVDRSAAYATRHIAKNMVAAGVADEVLVQVSYAIGVAKPMGIYVNTYGTSKVGMGDGEIAKKIEAIFDMRPYAIEQRLKLRNPIYEETAAYGHMGRENEVVTKTFKTPDGKTLTFDVELFTWEKLDFIDRIKEVFSI, from the coding sequence ATGCCTTACTTATTTACTTCAGAATCAGTATCTGAGGGTCATCCTGACAAAGTTGCGGACCAGATCTCAGATGCATTGATTGACAATTTTTTGGCTTTCGATCCCCGTTCCAAAGTAGCCTGTGAAACATTGGTCACCACCGGTCAGGTAGTGCTTGCCGGTGAGGTAAAATCAGAAACCTATCTCGACGTTCAAAAAATCGCAAGGGATGTGATCAACCGGATCGGTTATACCAAAGGCGAATACATGTTTGACGGTAATTCCTGTGGGGTGCTTTCCGCCATTCATGAACAGTCTCCCGATATCAATCAGGGAGTCGACAGGTCCAATCCCGAAGAACAGGGAGCAGGAGACCAGGGTATGATGTTCGGTTATGCTACCAAGGAAACAGATAATTATATGCCTTTGGCCCTGGAACTTTCACATAGAATCCTGAAAGAACTGGCCATGCTGAGAAGGGAAAAAAAGGATATTCCGTACCTGAGGCCTGATGCCAAATCACAGGTCACCATAGAATATTCGGATGATAATGTCCCCCAAAGGATTGACACCATTGTCATTTCCACCCAGCATGATGATTTTGATGATGAACCCAAGATGTTGGCCAAAATCAAAGAGGATCTGATACAAATTCTCATTCCAAGAGTGATATCCAAACTGAAACCCAATATACAGGCCTTATTTACCGATGAGATAACTTATCATATCAATCCCACCGGGAAGTTTGTCATCGGAGGCCCTCATGGAGATACAGGTCTGACGGGAAGAAAAATCATTGTTGATACCTATGGCGGTAAAGGGGCCCATGGCGGCGGGGCATTCTCAGGCAAAGACCCTTCCAAAGTTGACAGGTCTGCGGCTTATGCTACCAGGCATATTGCCAAGAATATGGTGGCGGCAGGAGTGGCAGATGAAGTTCTGGTACAGGTTTCCTATGCGATTGGTGTTGCCAAACCTATGGGGATTTATGTCAATACCTATGGCACTTCGAAAGTAGGCATGGGAGATGGAGAAATTGCCAAAAAAATTGAGGCCATATTTGACATGAGACCCTATGCCATTGAGCAAAGGCTCAAACTCCGCAATCCAATCTATGAGGAGACGGCGGCCTATGGCCATATGGGCAGAGAAAATGAAGTTGTCACTAAAACCTTCAAAACACCTGATGGCAAAACATTGACATTTGATGTGGAACTGTTCACCTGGGAAAAGCTTGACTTTATCGATAGAATCAAAGAAGTTTTCTCAATTTAA